One part of the Ursus arctos isolate Adak ecotype North America unplaced genomic scaffold, UrsArc2.0 scaffold_16, whole genome shotgun sequence genome encodes these proteins:
- the PRNP gene encoding LOW QUALITY PROTEIN: major prion protein (The sequence of the model RefSeq protein was modified relative to this genomic sequence to represent the inferred CDS: deleted 1 base in 1 codon) codes for MVKSHIGGWILVLFVATWSDVGLCKKRPKPGGGWNTGGSRYPGQGSPGGNRYPPQGGGGWGQPHGGGWGQPHGGGWGQPHGGGWGQPHGGGGWGQGGGRHGQWGKPSKPKTNMKHVAGAAAAGAVVGGLGGYMLGSAMSRPLIHFGNDYEDRYYRENMYRYPNQVYYKPVDQYSNQNSFVHDCVNITVKQHTVTTTTKGENFTETDIKIMERVVEQMCVTQYQREAEAYYQRGASAILFSPPPVILLISLLILLIVG; via the exons ATGGTGAAAAGCCACATAGGCGGCTGGATCCTGGTTCTCTTTGTGGCCACGTGGAGTGACGTGGGCCTCTGCAAGAAGCGGCCGAAGCCTGGAGGCGGCTGGAACACTGGGGGGAGCCGATACCCAGGGCAGGGCAGTCCCGGAGGCAACCGCTACCCACCCCAGGGCGGCGGCGGCTGGGGTCAGCCCCACGGGGGCGGCTGGGGACAGCCCCACGGGGGTGGCTGGGGTCAGCCCCACGGGGGCGGCTGGGGACAGCCCCACGGGGGCGGTGGCTGGGGTCAAGGCGGGGGGCGG CACGGTCAGTGGGGCAAGCCCAGTAAGCCCAAAACCAACATGAAGCACGTGGCGGGAGCCGCGGCAGCGGGGGCGGTCGTGGGGGGCCTCGGCGGCTACATGCTGGGGAGCGCCATGAGCCGGCCCCTCATTCATTTTGGCAACGACTATGAGGACCGTTACTACCGTGAGAACATGTACCGCTACCCCAACCAAGTGTACTACAAGCCGGTGGATCAGTACAGCAACCAGAACAGCTTCGTGCACGACTGCGTCAACATCACGGTCAAGCAGCACAcggtcaccaccaccaccaaggggGAGAACTTCACGGAGACCGACATAAAGATCATGGAGCGCGTGGTGGAGCAGATGTGCGTCACCCAGTACCAGAGAGAGGCCGAGGCTTACTACCAAAGGGGGGCGAGCGCCATCCTCTTCTCCCCGCCGCCGGTGATCCTCCTCATCTCGCTGCTCATTCTCCTGATCGTTGGATGA